From Serinus canaria isolate serCan28SL12 chromosome 24, serCan2020, whole genome shotgun sequence, one genomic window encodes:
- the ROBO4 gene encoding roundabout homolog 4 isoform X3: MFVFTVTFPPSAFPGPRIRLLYPPIRGRIQPRCRREEPGFREETGRLARAGMAGGWETALGLGLCLAALHRGGCRLPSVTTAPQTAAVLRDNFRLQPGDLVTTAGQALELDCVPPSGYPEPYITWKKDGVTLDLVGGRYTVTKGKLQVASAQRSDSGLYICVAANAAGKRESRGARVSVLEKPSIMRHPSDAMAVPGSTVELGCSARGDPAPQVQWHKEHGDLPWARHEVDRENTLRLYAVTSADAGAYVCTAQSQLGTAAATTFLHVQDRPATGQQDTAPRDLLAVRLHLDNGTALPTAAVQLRWQMLMPVPLPVGYVVLYRSLLPVATSWVQHDAGRELSAIIPALRRGYKYEFKVRPYTGGTQGSDSNSRHLWIPEEVPSAAPQRVTVSQAEAGNGTVVVSWEPPPPEAHNGIIRGYQVWSMGEGWQHPTNRTVDGATRHLETLLPHPGAEFCVQVAAFNSAGLGVPSNATCGVLGLAAGSSRVVQALQQPAVIAAAGSMLWLALLALLLLLCQRRASQDAAARHRLVAGDSPWLGGPWKPSCAPRNLSSSSSLSSRLLGSDGRDPHPSTLSLEPPSLGPPTPPIHSSLRGGHPPPLGDMGCCSGGHPGVHSSPSSPNPAPWERVRKRELHQVHSTPVLVAGTSHTPVTGTGGEWGTDFGLAARQPQQRGHEGDTNAAMMDSRDPRLPVFSSPKPHRGCTSLASGVTTSPVTPPRPPHAWHPPVTRSPTFVCPRDTSLVTRHPKDTSPVTGIPRDMSPVTESPRGVSLATRNPRDVSLVTEQPKDMFLDSRHPKDVSSVTRTPRNMSPATRHHKDPSPATKHQRDTVLATRQPEDTSLVTRCPRDPLPVAKCQRDISLSTSHPKDMSPASRHPKDTSPGTRLPREMSPGTRLPKEMSPATRHCRDKFLASRSPVNTSSALRHPNNILPASGPPRVTSPSSRHPEEMSTVPEHLRDKFLDTSRYPESMSPAVRHPRDTSPATRHPEEVSPVTGHQKDVFLDTRYTEDMSLATGRLSPALSDGVLTQQQVAEVLEMDQDTTCCRPPAPTTPRSFSPPHTYGYIYGPPASELGEEEEEEEEEEEEEEEEEHTATGGSPGGSLLNGWGSVSEDNFASTRCSLVSSCDGSFLLDASFARALALAVDGLCYSLEDTDGAYGGPSPPPSPLERVFPPGVHSATWDWWKVLEVPQRTRTEAAVNSSSQNGGQGSGIGSPLARGRW; this comes from the exons ATGTTTGTGTTCACCGTCACCTTCCCCCCCTCGGCATTTCCCGGCCCCCGCATCCGGCTATTGTACCCCCCCATCCGGGGCCGGATCCAGCCCCGGTGCAGGCGGGAGGAACCGGGATTTCGGGAGGAAACGGGAAGGCTGGCCAGGGCCGGCATGGCGGGCGGCTGGGAGACAGCGCTGGGCCTGGGGCTCTGCCTCGCCGCCCTGCACCGCGGAG GCTGCCGCCTCCCCAGCGTCACCACGGCACCCCAAACTGCAGCTG TGCTGCGGGACAATTTCCGCCTGCAGCCGGGGGATTTGGTGACCACAGCGGGACAGGCGTTGGAGCTGGATTGTGTCCCCCCCTCGGGGTACCCCGAACCCTACATTACCTGGAAGAAGGACGGGGTGACCTTGGACCTGGTAGGTGGCAGGTACACAGTCACCAAGGGGAAGTTGCAGGTGGCATCAGCACAACGGAGCGACTCAGGTCTCTACATCTGTGTGGCGGCCAATGCAGCAGGCAAGAGGGAGAGCCGGGGTGCCCGCGTCTCTGTGCTGG AGAAGCCAAGCATCATGCGGCACCCAAGCGATGCcatggcagtgcctggcagcactgtGGAGCTGGGTTGCAGCGCCCGAGGTGACCCAGCACCACAGGTGCAATGGCATAAGGAGCACGGAGACCTGCCCTGGGCCAG GCACGAGGTGGACCGGGAGAACACTCTGCGCCTCTATGCCGTGACGTCCGCCGATGCCGGCGCGTACGTGTGCACAGCgcagagccagctgggcacCGCCGCCGCCACCACCTTCCTGCACGTGCAGG ACCGGCCAGCCACAGGCCAGCAGGACACTGCCCCCCGGGACCTGCTGGCCGTGCGGCTGCACCTGGACAATGGCACTGCACTGCCCACTGCCGCTGTCCAGCTCCGCTGGCAG ATGCTGATGCCGGTGCCGCTGCCCGTGGGCTACGTGGTGCTGTACCGCAGCCTGCTCCCGGTCGCCACCTCCTGGGTCCAGCACgatgcaggcagggagctcAGCGCCATCATCCCTGCGCTCCGCAGGGGCTACAAGTACGAGTTCAAGGTCCGACCCTACACCGGAGGGACCCAGGGCTCAGACAGCAACAGCAGGCACCTCTGGATACCCGAGGAAG TGCCAAGTGCAGCGCCCCAGCGTGTCACCGtcagccaggctgaggcaggGAACGGCACTGTGGTCGTGAGCTGGGAGCCACCTCCTCCTGAAGCACACAACGGCATCATCCGGGGCTACCAG GTCTGGTCAATGGGTGAGGGCTGGCAGCATCCCACCAACAGGACAGTGGACGGAGCCACCCGCCACCTGGAAACCCTGCTCCCACACCCCGGGGCCGAATTCTGTGTCCAGGTGGCAGCTTTCAACAGcgcagggctgggggtccccAGCAATGCCACGTGTGGAGTCCTGG gactggcagcagggagcagcagggtggtgcaggcactgcagcagcctgctgtCATCGCAGCTGCTGGTTCCATGCTCTGGCTGGCCTTACtcgccctcctcctcctcctctgccagcgCCGTGCCAGCCAGGACGCTGCAGCTCGCCACAG GCTGGTGGCTGGTGACTCTCCGTGGCTTGGTGGCCCCTGgaaacccagctgtgccccccgaaacctcagcagcagcagcagcctcagcagccgGCTTCTGGGCAGTGATGGCAGGGACCCCCACCCCTCCA CCCTCTCCTTGGAGCCGCCGAGCCTTGGCCCCCCCACGCCCCCCATCCACAGCAGCCTCCGTGGGGGACACCCACCAccccttggggacatggggtgCTGCAGTGGGGGGCACCCCGGGGTGCATTCCTCACCCAGCAGCCCAAACCCTGCACCCTGGGAGCGTGTTCGCAAGAGAG AGCTGCACCAAGTGCACAGCACCCCGGTGCTCGTAGCTGGCACCAGCCACACCCCTGTCACTGGAACTGGAGGCGAGTGGGGGACAGATTttgggctggcagccaggcagcctCAGCAAAGGGGACACGAGGGTGACACCAACGCTGCCATGATGGACAGCAGGGACCCACGGCTACCAGTCTTCAGCTCTCCAAAACCACATCGGGGCTGCACCTCTCTGGCCTCTGGTGTAACCACGTCACCAGTGACACCCCCGAGACCACCCCATGCCTGGCACCCCCCAGTGACACG GTCCCCGACCTTCGTGTGCCCCAGGGACACATCTCTGGTCACCAGGCATCCCAAGGACACATCCCCAGTCACTGGGATCCCCAGGGACATGTCCCCAGTCACTGAGAGCCCCAGGGGTGTGTCACTGGCCACCAGGAACCCTAGGGACGTGTCCTTGGTCACTGAGCAGCCCAAGGACATGTTCCTGGACAGCAGGCATCCCAAGGATGTGTCCTCAGtcaccaggacccccaggaaCATGTCACCAGCCACCAGGCACCACAAGGATCCATCACCAGCTACCAAGCACCAGAGGGACACAGTCTTGGCCACCAGGCAGCCTGAGGACACCTCCCTGGTCACCAGGTGCCCCAGAGACCCATTACCAGTAGCCAAGTGCCAGAGGGACATCTCACTGTCCACCAGTCACCCCAAGGACatgtccccagccagcaggCACCCAAAGGACACATCCCCAGGCacaaggctccccagggagatGTCACCAGGCACGAGACTCCCCAAGGAGATGTCCCCAGCCACTaggcactgcagggacaagTTCCTGGCCTCCAG gTCCCCTGTAAACACGTCATCAGCCTTGAGGCATCCCAACAACATATTGCCAGCCAGTGGGCCCCCCAGGGTCACATCCCCATCCAGCAGGCACCCTGAAGAGATGTCAACAGTCCCCGAGCACCTCAGAGACAAGTTCTTGGACACCAG caggTACCCTGAAAGCATGTCACCAGCAGTAAGGCACCCAAGGGACACATCTCCAGCCACCAGGCATCCCGAAGAGGTGTCTCCAGTCACTGGTCACCAGAAGGACGTGTTCTTGGACACCAG GTACACCGAGGACATGTCCCTGGCCACTGGGCGCCTCTCGCCAGCACTCAGCGACGGGGTCCTCACCCAACAGCAGGTGGCTGAGGTCCTGGAGATGGACCAGGACACTACCTGCTGCAG ACCCCCGGCACCGACCACACCACGGTCCTTCTCACCGCCACACACCTACGGCTACATCTATGGGCCACCAGCCTCTGAGctgggtgaggaggaggaggaagaagaggaggaggaagaggaggaggaggaggaagagcacaCAGCAACGGGGGGCTCACCAGGAGGGTCGCTGCTGAACGGCTGGGGGTCTGTCTCAGAGGACAACTTTGCCAGCACCCGCTGCAGCTTGGTGAGCTCCTGCGACGGCTCCTTCCTCCTGGATGCCAGCTTTGCCCGGGCACTGGCCTTGGCTGTCGATGGCCTCTGCTACAGCCTTGAGGACACTGACGGGGCCTACGGGG GTCCctcaccaccaccatcacccTTGGAGCGGGTCTTCCCACCCGGAGTCCACTCTGCCACCTGGGACTGGTGGAAAGTGCTGGAGGTTCCACAGAGAACCAGGACAGAGGCAGCCGTGAACAGCAGCTCACAGAATG gtgGCCAAGGGTCAGGGATTGGCAGTCCCTTGGCCAGGGGAAGGTGGTGA
- the ROBO4 gene encoding roundabout homolog 4 isoform X2 produces MFVFTVTFPPSAFPGPRIRLLYPPIRGRIQPRCRREEPGFREETGRLARAGMAGGWETALGLGLCLAALHRGGCRLPSVTTAPQTAAVLRDNFRLQPGDLVTTAGQALELDCVPPSGYPEPYITWKKDGVTLDLVGGRYTVTKGKLQVASAQRSDSGLYICVAANAAGKRESRGARVSVLEKPSIMRHPSDAMAVPGSTVELGCSARGDPAPQVQWHKEHGDLPWARHEVDRENTLRLYAVTSADAGAYVCTAQSQLGTAAATTFLHVQDRPATGQQDTAPRDLLAVRLHLDNGTALPTAAVQLRWQMLMPVPLPVGYVVLYRSLLPVATSWVQHDAGRELSAIIPALRRGYKYEFKVRPYTGGTQGSDSNSRHLWIPEEVPSAAPQRVTVSQAEAGNGTVVVSWEPPPPEAHNGIIRGYQVWSMGEGWQHPTNRTVDGATRHLETLLPHPGAEFCVQVAAFNSAGLGVPSNATCGVLGLAAGSSRVVQALQQPAVIAAAGSMLWLALLALLLLLCQRRASQDAAARHRLVAGDSPWLGGPWKPSCAPRNLSSSSSLSSRLLGSDGRDPHPSTLSLEPPSLGPPTPPIHSSLRGGHPPPLGDMGCCSGGHPGVHSSPSSPNPAPWERVRKRELHQVHSTPVLVAGTSHTPVTGTGGEWGTDFGLAARQPQQRGHEGDTNAAMMDSRDPRLPVFSSPKPHRGCTSLASGVTTSPVTPPRPPHAWHPPVTRSPTFVCPRDTSLVTRHPKDTSPVTGIPRDMSPVTESPRGVSLATRNPRDVSLVTEQPKDMFLDSRHPKDVSSVTRTPRNMSPATRHHKDPSPATKHQRDTVLATRQPEDTSLVTRCPRDPLPVAKCQRDISLSTSHPKDMSPASRHPKDTSPGTRLPREMSPGTRLPKEMSPATRHCRDKFLASSRSPVNTSSALRHPNNILPASGPPRVTSPSSRHPEEMSTVPEHLRDKFLDTRYPESMSPAVRHPRDTSPATRHPEEVSPVTGHQKDVFLDTRYTEDMSLATGRLSPALSDGVLTQQQVAEVLEMDQDTTCCRPPAPTTPRSFSPPHTYGYIYGPPASELGEEEEEEEEEEEEEEEEEHTATGGSPGGSLLNGWGSVSEDNFASTRCSLVSSCDGSFLLDASFARALALAVDGLCYSLEDTDGAYGGPSPPPSPLERVFPPGVHSATWDWWKVLEVPQRTRTEAAVNSSSQNGGQGSGIGSPLARGRW; encoded by the exons ATGTTTGTGTTCACCGTCACCTTCCCCCCCTCGGCATTTCCCGGCCCCCGCATCCGGCTATTGTACCCCCCCATCCGGGGCCGGATCCAGCCCCGGTGCAGGCGGGAGGAACCGGGATTTCGGGAGGAAACGGGAAGGCTGGCCAGGGCCGGCATGGCGGGCGGCTGGGAGACAGCGCTGGGCCTGGGGCTCTGCCTCGCCGCCCTGCACCGCGGAG GCTGCCGCCTCCCCAGCGTCACCACGGCACCCCAAACTGCAGCTG TGCTGCGGGACAATTTCCGCCTGCAGCCGGGGGATTTGGTGACCACAGCGGGACAGGCGTTGGAGCTGGATTGTGTCCCCCCCTCGGGGTACCCCGAACCCTACATTACCTGGAAGAAGGACGGGGTGACCTTGGACCTGGTAGGTGGCAGGTACACAGTCACCAAGGGGAAGTTGCAGGTGGCATCAGCACAACGGAGCGACTCAGGTCTCTACATCTGTGTGGCGGCCAATGCAGCAGGCAAGAGGGAGAGCCGGGGTGCCCGCGTCTCTGTGCTGG AGAAGCCAAGCATCATGCGGCACCCAAGCGATGCcatggcagtgcctggcagcactgtGGAGCTGGGTTGCAGCGCCCGAGGTGACCCAGCACCACAGGTGCAATGGCATAAGGAGCACGGAGACCTGCCCTGGGCCAG GCACGAGGTGGACCGGGAGAACACTCTGCGCCTCTATGCCGTGACGTCCGCCGATGCCGGCGCGTACGTGTGCACAGCgcagagccagctgggcacCGCCGCCGCCACCACCTTCCTGCACGTGCAGG ACCGGCCAGCCACAGGCCAGCAGGACACTGCCCCCCGGGACCTGCTGGCCGTGCGGCTGCACCTGGACAATGGCACTGCACTGCCCACTGCCGCTGTCCAGCTCCGCTGGCAG ATGCTGATGCCGGTGCCGCTGCCCGTGGGCTACGTGGTGCTGTACCGCAGCCTGCTCCCGGTCGCCACCTCCTGGGTCCAGCACgatgcaggcagggagctcAGCGCCATCATCCCTGCGCTCCGCAGGGGCTACAAGTACGAGTTCAAGGTCCGACCCTACACCGGAGGGACCCAGGGCTCAGACAGCAACAGCAGGCACCTCTGGATACCCGAGGAAG TGCCAAGTGCAGCGCCCCAGCGTGTCACCGtcagccaggctgaggcaggGAACGGCACTGTGGTCGTGAGCTGGGAGCCACCTCCTCCTGAAGCACACAACGGCATCATCCGGGGCTACCAG GTCTGGTCAATGGGTGAGGGCTGGCAGCATCCCACCAACAGGACAGTGGACGGAGCCACCCGCCACCTGGAAACCCTGCTCCCACACCCCGGGGCCGAATTCTGTGTCCAGGTGGCAGCTTTCAACAGcgcagggctgggggtccccAGCAATGCCACGTGTGGAGTCCTGG gactggcagcagggagcagcagggtggtgcaggcactgcagcagcctgctgtCATCGCAGCTGCTGGTTCCATGCTCTGGCTGGCCTTACtcgccctcctcctcctcctctgccagcgCCGTGCCAGCCAGGACGCTGCAGCTCGCCACAG GCTGGTGGCTGGTGACTCTCCGTGGCTTGGTGGCCCCTGgaaacccagctgtgccccccgaaacctcagcagcagcagcagcctcagcagccgGCTTCTGGGCAGTGATGGCAGGGACCCCCACCCCTCCA CCCTCTCCTTGGAGCCGCCGAGCCTTGGCCCCCCCACGCCCCCCATCCACAGCAGCCTCCGTGGGGGACACCCACCAccccttggggacatggggtgCTGCAGTGGGGGGCACCCCGGGGTGCATTCCTCACCCAGCAGCCCAAACCCTGCACCCTGGGAGCGTGTTCGCAAGAGAG AGCTGCACCAAGTGCACAGCACCCCGGTGCTCGTAGCTGGCACCAGCCACACCCCTGTCACTGGAACTGGAGGCGAGTGGGGGACAGATTttgggctggcagccaggcagcctCAGCAAAGGGGACACGAGGGTGACACCAACGCTGCCATGATGGACAGCAGGGACCCACGGCTACCAGTCTTCAGCTCTCCAAAACCACATCGGGGCTGCACCTCTCTGGCCTCTGGTGTAACCACGTCACCAGTGACACCCCCGAGACCACCCCATGCCTGGCACCCCCCAGTGACACG GTCCCCGACCTTCGTGTGCCCCAGGGACACATCTCTGGTCACCAGGCATCCCAAGGACACATCCCCAGTCACTGGGATCCCCAGGGACATGTCCCCAGTCACTGAGAGCCCCAGGGGTGTGTCACTGGCCACCAGGAACCCTAGGGACGTGTCCTTGGTCACTGAGCAGCCCAAGGACATGTTCCTGGACAGCAGGCATCCCAAGGATGTGTCCTCAGtcaccaggacccccaggaaCATGTCACCAGCCACCAGGCACCACAAGGATCCATCACCAGCTACCAAGCACCAGAGGGACACAGTCTTGGCCACCAGGCAGCCTGAGGACACCTCCCTGGTCACCAGGTGCCCCAGAGACCCATTACCAGTAGCCAAGTGCCAGAGGGACATCTCACTGTCCACCAGTCACCCCAAGGACatgtccccagccagcaggCACCCAAAGGACACATCCCCAGGCacaaggctccccagggagatGTCACCAGGCACGAGACTCCCCAAGGAGATGTCCCCAGCCACTaggcactgcagggacaagTTCCTGGCCTCCAG caggTCCCCTGTAAACACGTCATCAGCCTTGAGGCATCCCAACAACATATTGCCAGCCAGTGGGCCCCCCAGGGTCACATCCCCATCCAGCAGGCACCCTGAAGAGATGTCAACAGTCCCCGAGCACCTCAGAGACAAGTTCTTGGACACCAG gTACCCTGAAAGCATGTCACCAGCAGTAAGGCACCCAAGGGACACATCTCCAGCCACCAGGCATCCCGAAGAGGTGTCTCCAGTCACTGGTCACCAGAAGGACGTGTTCTTGGACACCAG GTACACCGAGGACATGTCCCTGGCCACTGGGCGCCTCTCGCCAGCACTCAGCGACGGGGTCCTCACCCAACAGCAGGTGGCTGAGGTCCTGGAGATGGACCAGGACACTACCTGCTGCAG ACCCCCGGCACCGACCACACCACGGTCCTTCTCACCGCCACACACCTACGGCTACATCTATGGGCCACCAGCCTCTGAGctgggtgaggaggaggaggaagaagaggaggaggaagaggaggaggaggaggaagagcacaCAGCAACGGGGGGCTCACCAGGAGGGTCGCTGCTGAACGGCTGGGGGTCTGTCTCAGAGGACAACTTTGCCAGCACCCGCTGCAGCTTGGTGAGCTCCTGCGACGGCTCCTTCCTCCTGGATGCCAGCTTTGCCCGGGCACTGGCCTTGGCTGTCGATGGCCTCTGCTACAGCCTTGAGGACACTGACGGGGCCTACGGGG GTCCctcaccaccaccatcacccTTGGAGCGGGTCTTCCCACCCGGAGTCCACTCTGCCACCTGGGACTGGTGGAAAGTGCTGGAGGTTCCACAGAGAACCAGGACAGAGGCAGCCGTGAACAGCAGCTCACAGAATG gtgGCCAAGGGTCAGGGATTGGCAGTCCCTTGGCCAGGGGAAGGTGGTGA
- the ROBO4 gene encoding roundabout homolog 4 isoform X1 translates to MFVFTVTFPPSAFPGPRIRLLYPPIRGRIQPRCRREEPGFREETGRLARAGMAGGWETALGLGLCLAALHRGGCRLPSVTTAPQTAAVLRDNFRLQPGDLVTTAGQALELDCVPPSGYPEPYITWKKDGVTLDLVGGRYTVTKGKLQVASAQRSDSGLYICVAANAAGKRESRGARVSVLEKPSIMRHPSDAMAVPGSTVELGCSARGDPAPQVQWHKEHGDLPWARHEVDRENTLRLYAVTSADAGAYVCTAQSQLGTAAATTFLHVQDRPATGQQDTAPRDLLAVRLHLDNGTALPTAAVQLRWQMLMPVPLPVGYVVLYRSLLPVATSWVQHDAGRELSAIIPALRRGYKYEFKVRPYTGGTQGSDSNSRHLWIPEEVPSAAPQRVTVSQAEAGNGTVVVSWEPPPPEAHNGIIRGYQVWSMGEGWQHPTNRTVDGATRHLETLLPHPGAEFCVQVAAFNSAGLGVPSNATCGVLGLAAGSSRVVQALQQPAVIAAAGSMLWLALLALLLLLCQRRASQDAAARHRLVAGDSPWLGGPWKPSCAPRNLSSSSSLSSRLLGSDGRDPHPSTLSLEPPSLGPPTPPIHSSLRGGHPPPLGDMGCCSGGHPGVHSSPSSPNPAPWERVRKRELHQVHSTPVLVAGTSHTPVTGTGGEWGTDFGLAARQPQQRGHEGDTNAAMMDSRDPRLPVFSSPKPHRGCTSLASGVTTSPVTPPRPPHAWHPPVTRSPTFVCPRDTSLVTRHPKDTSPVTGIPRDMSPVTESPRGVSLATRNPRDVSLVTEQPKDMFLDSRHPKDVSSVTRTPRNMSPATRHHKDPSPATKHQRDTVLATRQPEDTSLVTRCPRDPLPVAKCQRDISLSTSHPKDMSPASRHPKDTSPGTRLPREMSPGTRLPKEMSPATRHCRDKFLASSRSPVNTSSALRHPNNILPASGPPRVTSPSSRHPEEMSTVPEHLRDKFLDTSRYPESMSPAVRHPRDTSPATRHPEEVSPVTGHQKDVFLDTRYTEDMSLATGRLSPALSDGVLTQQQVAEVLEMDQDTTCCRPPAPTTPRSFSPPHTYGYIYGPPASELGEEEEEEEEEEEEEEEEEHTATGGSPGGSLLNGWGSVSEDNFASTRCSLVSSCDGSFLLDASFARALALAVDGLCYSLEDTDGAYGGPSPPPSPLERVFPPGVHSATWDWWKVLEVPQRTRTEAAVNSSSQNGGQGSGIGSPLARGRW, encoded by the exons ATGTTTGTGTTCACCGTCACCTTCCCCCCCTCGGCATTTCCCGGCCCCCGCATCCGGCTATTGTACCCCCCCATCCGGGGCCGGATCCAGCCCCGGTGCAGGCGGGAGGAACCGGGATTTCGGGAGGAAACGGGAAGGCTGGCCAGGGCCGGCATGGCGGGCGGCTGGGAGACAGCGCTGGGCCTGGGGCTCTGCCTCGCCGCCCTGCACCGCGGAG GCTGCCGCCTCCCCAGCGTCACCACGGCACCCCAAACTGCAGCTG TGCTGCGGGACAATTTCCGCCTGCAGCCGGGGGATTTGGTGACCACAGCGGGACAGGCGTTGGAGCTGGATTGTGTCCCCCCCTCGGGGTACCCCGAACCCTACATTACCTGGAAGAAGGACGGGGTGACCTTGGACCTGGTAGGTGGCAGGTACACAGTCACCAAGGGGAAGTTGCAGGTGGCATCAGCACAACGGAGCGACTCAGGTCTCTACATCTGTGTGGCGGCCAATGCAGCAGGCAAGAGGGAGAGCCGGGGTGCCCGCGTCTCTGTGCTGG AGAAGCCAAGCATCATGCGGCACCCAAGCGATGCcatggcagtgcctggcagcactgtGGAGCTGGGTTGCAGCGCCCGAGGTGACCCAGCACCACAGGTGCAATGGCATAAGGAGCACGGAGACCTGCCCTGGGCCAG GCACGAGGTGGACCGGGAGAACACTCTGCGCCTCTATGCCGTGACGTCCGCCGATGCCGGCGCGTACGTGTGCACAGCgcagagccagctgggcacCGCCGCCGCCACCACCTTCCTGCACGTGCAGG ACCGGCCAGCCACAGGCCAGCAGGACACTGCCCCCCGGGACCTGCTGGCCGTGCGGCTGCACCTGGACAATGGCACTGCACTGCCCACTGCCGCTGTCCAGCTCCGCTGGCAG ATGCTGATGCCGGTGCCGCTGCCCGTGGGCTACGTGGTGCTGTACCGCAGCCTGCTCCCGGTCGCCACCTCCTGGGTCCAGCACgatgcaggcagggagctcAGCGCCATCATCCCTGCGCTCCGCAGGGGCTACAAGTACGAGTTCAAGGTCCGACCCTACACCGGAGGGACCCAGGGCTCAGACAGCAACAGCAGGCACCTCTGGATACCCGAGGAAG TGCCAAGTGCAGCGCCCCAGCGTGTCACCGtcagccaggctgaggcaggGAACGGCACTGTGGTCGTGAGCTGGGAGCCACCTCCTCCTGAAGCACACAACGGCATCATCCGGGGCTACCAG GTCTGGTCAATGGGTGAGGGCTGGCAGCATCCCACCAACAGGACAGTGGACGGAGCCACCCGCCACCTGGAAACCCTGCTCCCACACCCCGGGGCCGAATTCTGTGTCCAGGTGGCAGCTTTCAACAGcgcagggctgggggtccccAGCAATGCCACGTGTGGAGTCCTGG gactggcagcagggagcagcagggtggtgcaggcactgcagcagcctgctgtCATCGCAGCTGCTGGTTCCATGCTCTGGCTGGCCTTACtcgccctcctcctcctcctctgccagcgCCGTGCCAGCCAGGACGCTGCAGCTCGCCACAG GCTGGTGGCTGGTGACTCTCCGTGGCTTGGTGGCCCCTGgaaacccagctgtgccccccgaaacctcagcagcagcagcagcctcagcagccgGCTTCTGGGCAGTGATGGCAGGGACCCCCACCCCTCCA CCCTCTCCTTGGAGCCGCCGAGCCTTGGCCCCCCCACGCCCCCCATCCACAGCAGCCTCCGTGGGGGACACCCACCAccccttggggacatggggtgCTGCAGTGGGGGGCACCCCGGGGTGCATTCCTCACCCAGCAGCCCAAACCCTGCACCCTGGGAGCGTGTTCGCAAGAGAG AGCTGCACCAAGTGCACAGCACCCCGGTGCTCGTAGCTGGCACCAGCCACACCCCTGTCACTGGAACTGGAGGCGAGTGGGGGACAGATTttgggctggcagccaggcagcctCAGCAAAGGGGACACGAGGGTGACACCAACGCTGCCATGATGGACAGCAGGGACCCACGGCTACCAGTCTTCAGCTCTCCAAAACCACATCGGGGCTGCACCTCTCTGGCCTCTGGTGTAACCACGTCACCAGTGACACCCCCGAGACCACCCCATGCCTGGCACCCCCCAGTGACACG GTCCCCGACCTTCGTGTGCCCCAGGGACACATCTCTGGTCACCAGGCATCCCAAGGACACATCCCCAGTCACTGGGATCCCCAGGGACATGTCCCCAGTCACTGAGAGCCCCAGGGGTGTGTCACTGGCCACCAGGAACCCTAGGGACGTGTCCTTGGTCACTGAGCAGCCCAAGGACATGTTCCTGGACAGCAGGCATCCCAAGGATGTGTCCTCAGtcaccaggacccccaggaaCATGTCACCAGCCACCAGGCACCACAAGGATCCATCACCAGCTACCAAGCACCAGAGGGACACAGTCTTGGCCACCAGGCAGCCTGAGGACACCTCCCTGGTCACCAGGTGCCCCAGAGACCCATTACCAGTAGCCAAGTGCCAGAGGGACATCTCACTGTCCACCAGTCACCCCAAGGACatgtccccagccagcaggCACCCAAAGGACACATCCCCAGGCacaaggctccccagggagatGTCACCAGGCACGAGACTCCCCAAGGAGATGTCCCCAGCCACTaggcactgcagggacaagTTCCTGGCCTCCAG caggTCCCCTGTAAACACGTCATCAGCCTTGAGGCATCCCAACAACATATTGCCAGCCAGTGGGCCCCCCAGGGTCACATCCCCATCCAGCAGGCACCCTGAAGAGATGTCAACAGTCCCCGAGCACCTCAGAGACAAGTTCTTGGACACCAG caggTACCCTGAAAGCATGTCACCAGCAGTAAGGCACCCAAGGGACACATCTCCAGCCACCAGGCATCCCGAAGAGGTGTCTCCAGTCACTGGTCACCAGAAGGACGTGTTCTTGGACACCAG GTACACCGAGGACATGTCCCTGGCCACTGGGCGCCTCTCGCCAGCACTCAGCGACGGGGTCCTCACCCAACAGCAGGTGGCTGAGGTCCTGGAGATGGACCAGGACACTACCTGCTGCAG ACCCCCGGCACCGACCACACCACGGTCCTTCTCACCGCCACACACCTACGGCTACATCTATGGGCCACCAGCCTCTGAGctgggtgaggaggaggaggaagaagaggaggaggaagaggaggaggaggaggaagagcacaCAGCAACGGGGGGCTCACCAGGAGGGTCGCTGCTGAACGGCTGGGGGTCTGTCTCAGAGGACAACTTTGCCAGCACCCGCTGCAGCTTGGTGAGCTCCTGCGACGGCTCCTTCCTCCTGGATGCCAGCTTTGCCCGGGCACTGGCCTTGGCTGTCGATGGCCTCTGCTACAGCCTTGAGGACACTGACGGGGCCTACGGGG GTCCctcaccaccaccatcacccTTGGAGCGGGTCTTCCCACCCGGAGTCCACTCTGCCACCTGGGACTGGTGGAAAGTGCTGGAGGTTCCACAGAGAACCAGGACAGAGGCAGCCGTGAACAGCAGCTCACAGAATG gtgGCCAAGGGTCAGGGATTGGCAGTCCCTTGGCCAGGGGAAGGTGGTGA